A genomic window from Leishmania braziliensis MHOM/BR/75/M2904 complete genome, chromosome 19 includes:
- a CDS encoding putative membrane protein translates to MDTRKSTNLLDGFLSSLSMILVSEIGDKTFFIACLMAMRHPKLTVYIGALGALAAMTVLSALMGVVVPNLLSVQVTQMLAVVLFMVFGGKILYDELIRRKANDEESEDEMSEAAAALRRRDPNDPAETGSVASSTYMSAPARRWRTLLNPVMVEAFTLTFVAEWGDRSQLATIALAAAKSPYGVTVGGILGHAICTGGAVLCGNLVAQRVSMKTVNVLGGVLFIIFGLVTFYELANGEHEITKTHELPEKMQ, encoded by the coding sequence ATGGACACCCGCAAGTCGACGAACCTGCTTGATGGCTTCctgtcgtcgctgtccaTGATTCTTGTGAGCGAGATTGGGGACAAGACCTTCTTCATCGCGTGTCTCATGGCGATGCGTCACCCAAAGCTGACGGTATACATTGGCGCGCTCGGTGCTCTCGCTGCAATGACGGTATTGTCGGCACTGATGGGCGTAGTGGTGCCCAACCTGCTCTCTGTACAGGTGACACAGAtgttggcggtggtgctcttTATGGTGTTCGGCGGAAAGATTCTTTACGACGAGCTGATTCGAAGGAAGGCTAATgacgaagagagcgaggacgAGATGTCggaggctgcagcggcttTGCGCCGTCGCGACCCGAACGATCCAGCCGAGACCGGTAGCGTGGCGTCGTCCACCTACATGAGCGCGCCGGCTCGTCGCTGGCGCACGCTGCTGAACCCTGTCATGGTAGAGGCGTTCACGCTAACCTTCGTTGCCGAATGGGGAGACCGTAGCCAGCTGGCCACCATTGCGTTGGCCGCCGCGAAGAGCCCGTACGGCGTCACCGTTGGCGGTATTCTCGGCCACGCCATCtgcaccggcggcgctgttcTGTGCGGTAACCTCGTCGCACAACGCGTGTCCATGAAGACAGTGAACGTTCTTGGTGGCGTGCTCTTCATCATCTTCGGTCTTGTAACCTTTTACGAGCTGGCGAATGGAGAGCATGAGATCACCAAGACCCACGAGCTCCCCGAGAAGATGCAGTAG
- a CDS encoding putative RNA binding protein, giving the protein MKSNIDVDVAPMGAYHGDGMREPGMSTSEPMQVVYNRIQKRMPMFRNSLVIQEQQMMHMTEELRTLVMDANVLRAHYEEALQEKLYIENLAAQAEKRVQNVKEIVDRYVGVKDAVVASDGFTYERETISSYIEGCKEAGGTPTSYQTEKPLTSLLIPNRSLKTLVDRLVTVQKTEPKMPAPVDRNPVQHYSKPMATGRVGNMSGSQNDVQRRSIQGGGKDNLSPVELNAKGERVHPCIRVYGYCNYNENCAYAKYPYDACLSNLKNKCRFKNQCHERHVEFRGPLDDYGNSISENHGPHQEKIASDSMEEMRR; this is encoded by the coding sequence ATGAAATCCAACATCGATGTCGATGTCGCTCCAATGGGTGCCTACCACGGCGATGGTATGAGGGAGCCTGGCATGAGTACGAGTGAGCCAATGCAGGTAGTGTACAACCGCATACAGAAGCGTATGCCCATGTTCCGCAACAGCCTGGTAATTCAAGAGCAGCAGATGATGCACAtgacggaggagctgcgcacgcTGGTGATGGATGCGAATGTCCTGCGGGCGCATTACGAAGAGGCACTTCAGGAGAAGCTGTACATTGAGAACCTCGCCGCGCAGGCGGAGAAGCGCGTGCAGAACGTGAAGGAAATTGTAGACCGCTACGTTGGTGTCAAGGACGCAGTGGTAGCCAGCGATGGTTTCACGTATGAGCGCGAGACCATCTCCTCCTACATCGAGGGATGCAAAGAGGCTGGCGGCACGCCGACGTCGTACCAGACAGAAAAGCCGCTGACTTCGCTGCTGATCCCTAACCGCTCTCTCAAGACTTTGGTCGATCGCTTGGTAACGGTGCAGAAGACGGAGCCGAAGATGCCGGCGCCAGTCGACCGCAACCCGGTGCAGCACTACTCAAAGCCAATGGCGACAGGTCGTGTAGGGAACATGTCTGGCAGCCAGAACGACGttcagcggcgcagcattCAGGGCGGCGGAAAGGACAACCTCAGCCCGGTGGAGCTGAACGCTAAAGGGGAGCGAGTCCACCCATGCATTCGTGTGTACGGGTACTGCAACTACAACGAAAACTGCGCGTACGCGAAGTATCCGTACGATGCATGTCTTTCGAATCTCAAGAATAAGTGCCGCTTCAAAAATCAGTGCCACGAGCGCCATGTCGAGTTCCGTGGCCCATTGGATGACTACGGCAACTCCATTTCGGAAAACCATGGACCTCATCAAGAGAAGATTGCGTCCGACTCCATGGAAGAGATGAGGAGGTAG
- a CDS encoding putative intraflagellar transport protein component has translation MTEITAANRGKVNEMWLNPAADGKSEAAAAPPPTQHTKLCFNTCRQEQYHPNKGYRHLARKLRQGGTVDMNKEDITLDRLSANDIVLFPAPQTPFSEGDIKVIRQYVEGGGSVMILLGDGHGGQYSYLNKALEDWTGITINEDCVVRTVLHRYLHPKEVRVTNGITNRAINKAAGKNVFGAVGGLPRSAFGGGAGSAVAKGTTSTMGLGSTLTTLNRTLGGGQATNATLLAQGPPAGGTVAMAGEEAELEATSLVFVYPYGLTFNVQRPAIPLLSSGFMAYPLNRPIAAAWECPKVVEHLGRQKQGKLLLIGTAQLFDDAWIEKEENSALASVLFDYLNHRLKLNQIDADEPDITDYHHLPDTASLSERLRVAVEQHEELPRDFTQLFELDSFKIDTDKIPDVVDTYSKLSVKVEPLTLIPPEFQTPLPPVKPAVFEAIHRDPPAPGLDLFDLDEEFAPERVRLSQLTNKCKADDVEYYILQAAEVMGVTKKLRSPRNRDPRALLDYVFRQVVDYKKVNNGPVASQEARLGGTTGEAGADNAAAAAAAQNMMRVIRVSNDGTGDATPFDENPRWSLYLEADFAKGTIEGHLQLLRDSSRFGAQEARIEGDIKPPGEREYPMEWGVVLDAVNGEQIIYVFLAVIQGNQLRGVCEQGGSGGGNTRNFLYTLEEL, from the coding sequence ATGACTGAGATAACCGCAGCCAACCGCGGTAAAGTGAACGAGATGTGGCTGAACCCGGCTGCCGACGGGAAGAGcgaagctgccgccgcgccaccaccgacgcAGCACACGAAGCTGTGCTTCAACACATGCCGCCAGGAGCAGTATCACCCAAACAAGGGGTACCGGCACCTCGCGCGAAAACTGCGGCAAGGCGGCACGGTAGACATGAACAAGGAGGATATCACGCTGGACCGCTTGAGCGCCAACGACATCGTCCTCTTCCCTGCGCCACAGACGCCCTTCTCCGAGGGGGACATCAAGGTAATTCGGCAGTACGTGGAGGGCGGTGGTTCTGTCATGATCCTCCTAGGCGACGGCCACGGGGGGCAGTACTCCTACCTCAATAAGGCTCTCGAGGACTGGACAGGGATTACCATCAACGAAGATTGCGTCGTGCGCACAGTGTTGCACCGCTACCTGCATCCTAAGGAGGTACGGGTGACCAATGGCATCACGAACCGCGCTATCAACAAGGCTGCTGGGAAGAACGTGTTCGGCGCTGTGGGCGGATTGCCGCGCAGCGCCTTCGGTGGCGGGGCGGGCAGTGCGGTGGCGAAGGGCACCACGTCCACCATGGGCCTCGGCTCTACACTTACGACGCTCAACCGTACGCTCGGTGGTGGGCAGGCAACAAATGCGACGCTACTCGCGCAGGGTCCCCCTGCGGGTGGCACGGTGGCCATGGCTGGCGAGGAGGCCGAGCTGGAGGCCACCAGTTTGGTCTTTGTGTATCCGTACGGCCTCACCTTCAACGTACAGCGACCCGCCATTCcgctgctcagcagcggcttcATGGCGTACCCGCTGAACCGCCCGATCGCGGCGGCGTGGGAGTGCCCAAAGGTGGTCGAGCACCTTGGCCGTCAGAAGCAGGGGAAGTTGCTGCTGATCGGAACGGCGCAACTCTTCGATGACGCCTGGAttgagaaagaggagaacagCGCGCTCGCCTCTGTCCTCTTTGACTACCTCAACCACAGGCTGAAGCTGAACCAGATCGACGCCGACGAGCCGGATATTACAGACTATCATCACCTACCCGACACTGCCTCCCTTTCCGAACGGTTGCGCGTGGCTGTAGAGCAACACGAGGAGCTGCCCCGTGATTTTACGCAGCTGTTCGAGCTAGACTCATTCAAGATAGACACGGACAAAATACCGGATGTAGTGGACACTTACTCAAAGCTGTCAGTGAAGGTCGAGCCGCTGACACTAATCCCGCCAGAGTTCCAgacgccactgccaccggTGAAACCCGCGGTTTTCGAGGCGATTCACCGCGACCCACCTGCTCCAGGCCTGGATCTCTTCGACCTGGACGAGGAGTTCGCGCCAGAGCGGGTGCGACTCAGCCAGCTCACGAATAAATGCAAGGCGGACGACGTGGAGTACTACATAttgcaggcggcggaggtgatggGAGTGACGAAGAAGCTGCGCAGCCCGCGCAACCGTGACCCGCGCGCGTTGCTCGACTACGTGTTCCGCCAGGTAGTAGACTATAAGAAAGTAAACAATGGCCCCGTCGCGTCGCAGGAGGCCAGACTTGGTGGCACCACCGGGGAGGCCGGGGCAGAtaacgccgctgccgctgccgctgctcagaACATGATGCGCGTGATTCGCGTCAGCAACGACGGCACCGGTGACGCAACCCCGTTCGATGAGAATCCTCGCTGGAGCCTCTATCTGGAGGCGGACTTTGCCAAGGGTACCATCGAGGGTCACCTTCAACTGCTGCGAGACTCGAGTCGCTTCGGTGCACAAGAGGCGCGTATCGAGGGCGACATCAAGCCACCAGGTGAGCGTGAGTACCCGATGGAATGGGGCGTCGTGCTAGACGCCGTCAATGGAGAGCAAATTATCTACGTGTTTTTAGCAGTCATTCAAGGCAACCAGTTGCGCGGCGTGTGTGAGCagggtggcagtggcggtggcaacaCCCGCAACTTCCTCTAtacgctggaggagctgtaG
- a CDS encoding putative sarcoplasmic reticulum glycoprotein, translating into MPVSEAPAAGPLHARESGGDVPGSMGTLIKKLYPLYTQRVQPLEEMYNFHIFRPSWYEETILNERPFVTLFGPWSAGKTTFINYLLQSNALWTGPQPTTAEFTVMMYGKEPGPIDGQALVNSKYLPFKGLLDFGESFINNLKGFQEPHSLLERVTLIDSPGVLESAKDIHQRKYDYVKVCRWFAERSDLILVFFDPSKLDAGAELRQLFQTSFKGIENRLRLVLNKADTISTQELMRVYGSLFWNLSNFINTTEPPRVYVGSFWDKPYNSNSFSLLFAEEKVDLLQELVEIIPQQAKDKKVASLIRRAKEVLVHAVIIGGIRTDLPAIFGKSKAKRKAVEQLPRRYELIGARYKMNHRDFPPVQAYKAFLERFDAEKFPPLKKPEKAGLIRGIQELIDTILPAMLRPVRDIRAANPFHEDERAGLLNMYRDRVLSQYDGRRDMQGSPDNVDSTKRRYLSNSAAQGPSPSVTAAPASNPSSLFGPSTVVTALSASPSFTGPPSLTMAASSTAATTAPQPQTSAATMPSLADMQSMMTMMQQLLANRQQQDQLHSSAAATTISHGRAFSSTPQPPANPAESSLPPSPQESAFDNELCPPTVMSPLGAPPYRAPEMNTWTGGDVLKQLQ; encoded by the coding sequence ATGCCCGTTTCCGAGGCACCTGCTGCGGGGCCTCTGCATGCGAGGGAGTCGGGCGGCGACGTACCAGGGAGCATGGGGACGCTCATCAAGAAGCTCTACCCCCTCTACACTCAGCGTGTGCAgccgctggaggagatgtATAACTTTCACATATTTCGTCCCAGCTGGTATGAGGAGACGATCCTCAATGAGCGCCCTTTTGTGACGCTTTTTGGTCCGTGGTCGGCTGGCAAGACCACCTTCATCAACTACCTCTTGCAGAGCAACGCCTTGTGGACTGGGCCGCAGCCGACAACGGCAGAGTTCACGGTGATGATGTACGGCAAAGAGCCAGGCCCGATTGACGGCCAGGCGCTGGTCAACTCGAAGTATCTGCCGTTCAAGGGCCTGCTAGATTTTGGTGAGTCGTTCATCAACAACCTCAAGGGCTTCCAGGAACCCCATTCACTTCTGGAGCGGGTCACGCTCATCGATAGTCCTGGTGTGCTAGAGAGCGCTAAGGACATTCACCAGCGCAAGTACGACTACGTAAAGGTGTGTCGTTGGTTTGCAGAGCGAAGTGACTTGATCTTAGTCTTTTTCGACCCCAGCAAACTTGACGCCGGCGCGGAGCTTCGCCAGCTCTTTCAAACCTCGTTTAAAGGGATTGAGaatcgcctccgcctcgtgCTGAACAAGGCTGATACCATCTCCACCCAGGAGCTCATGCGTGTCTACGGCAGTTTGTTCTGGAACTTATCGAACTTCATCAACACAACGGAGCCGCCGCGTGTCTACGTTGGGAGCTTTTGGGATAAACCGTACAACTCAAACTCATTCTCACTTCTCTTcgcggaggagaaggtggacCTGCTGCAGGAGTTGGTGGAGATAATCCCGCAGCAGGCCAAGGACAAGAAGGTTGCGTCGCTCATTCGGCGAGCCAAGGAGGTGCTCGTGCACGCCGTCATCATTGGCGGCATCCGGACCGACCTGCCGGCGATCTTCGGTAAGTCcaaggcgaagaggaaggctgtggagcagctgccAAGGCGCTACGAACTCATCGGCGCTCGCTACAAGATGAACCACCGCGACTTCCCGCCGGTGCAGGCGTACAAGGCCTTTTTGGAGCGCTTCGACGCAGAGAAATTCCCGCCGCTGAAGAAGCCAGAGAAGGCTGGTCTTATCCGCGGTATTCAAGAGCTCATTGACACGATCCTACCAGCCATGCTTCGACCGGTACGCGACATCCGTGCCGCGAATCCATTTCATGAGGATGAGCGGGCGGGTTTGCTCAACATGTACCGTGATCGTGTGCTCTCGCAGTATGATGGGCGGCGTGACATGCAGGGCAGCCCCGACAACGTTGACTCCACCAAGCGCCGGTATCTCTCCAACTCGGCAGCTCAGGGCCCGTCACCGAGTGTTACTGCCGCCCCCGCATCGAACCCGTCGTCCCTATTCGGCCCTAGCACCGTCGTTACAGCACTTTCCGCATCGCCATCCTTCACAGGGCCGCCATCCCTCACAATGGCTGCTTCGTCCACGGCGGCCACCACTGCACCGCAGCCACAGACCTCCGCGGCGACGATGCCGTCATTAGCTGATATGCAATCAATGATGACgatgatgcagcagctgttgGCAAATCGTCAGCAGCAAGACCAACTGCACAGCAGTGCAGCTGCGACCACCATCTCGCACGGGAGAGCATTCTCATCGACCCCACAGCCACCAGCAAATCCTGCCGAgtcctccctcccgccaTCCCCCCAAGAGTCGGCCTTTGACAACGAACTTTGCCCACCGACGGTGATGTCTCCACTCGGCGCGCCTCCCTACCGCGCTCCCGAGATGAACACATGGACTGGCGGGGATGTGTTGAAGCAACTGCAGTGA
- a CDS encoding RNA binding protein, translating to MNTIPVFYGRTYPTQTPQLMWEATQTLQNLLDDQSRDMHRSSELAMSLREVLERNREIYNKIIDERDAAYRRLQSAGATLQQVENIVRRYAEVKDPVVASDGYTYERTDLTRYLSDCRKSNSKAYSQQTKEELTDVIVDNISLRRLAELLKGVHTVEVPQLSNRAPLVGSCVDSNGPHSHWAGEGSSVCNMHHTEMGSGPGGLAGGASGRGEIETTMTPTYTGPRYDRSGGAKYSKPSNNNEGTGRLHPCLRVYGLCNFEGDCTFANYPYEACLNHIKGKCRFGSTCKELHVDPRNPVYQNPRSFANHQHHQCGNHANNNNIHSRAAGCANNANRSQTADAGAEASRQSGSKPPEYVSDVEAAAVEATEDVAPREIRKPSYASAIGAATDKD from the coding sequence ATGAACACCATTCCAGTGTTTTATGGTCGGACGTACCCGACACAGACACCCCAGCTCATGTGGGAGGCGACTCAGACGCTTCAGAACTTGCTGGACGATCAGAGCAGAGATATGCACCGCTCGTCGGAACTCGCCATGTCGCTGCGCGAGGTACTGGAGAGAAATCGAGAGATTTACAACAAAATCATCGACGAACGCGACGCTGCCTATCGCCGCTTGCAGAGCGCAGGCGCGACATTGCAGCAGGTGGAGAACATCGTGCGCCGCTACGCCGAGGTGAAGGACCCGGTGGTGGCCAGCGACGGCTACACCTACGAGCGCACCGACCTCACTCGCTACCTAAGCGACTGCAGAAAGTCAAACAGCAAGGCTTACTCGCAGCAAaccaaggaggagctgacgGACGTGATAGTGGACAACATCTCGCTGCGCCGTCTGGCAGAGCTGCTGAAGGGTGTGCATACGGTGGAGGTACCGCAACTGTCGAAccgtgcgccgctggtgggAAGCTGCGTCGACAGCAATGGGCCTCACTCTCACTGGGCCGGGGAAGGTTCGTCGGTGTGCAATATGCATCACACTGAGATGGGTTCCGGCCCCGGCGGGCTCGCGGGTGGCGCTAGCGGCCGTGGCGAGATTGAGACAACAATGACCCCCACTTACACTGGCCCACGTTATGATCGAAGTGGCGGTGCCAAGTACAGCAAGCcgagcaacaacaacgaggGCACGGGCAGGTTGCACCCGTGCCTGCGCGTGTACGGCCTCTGCAACTTCGAGGGCGACTGCACGTTCGCCAACTACCCCTACGAGGCGTGCCTGAACCACATAAAGGGCAAGTGTCGATTTGGCTCTACCTGCAAGGAGCTGCACGTTGACCCCCGCAACCCCGTCTACCAGAACCCTCGCAGCTTCGCCAAccatcagcaccaccagTGTGGCAACCATGCCAACAATAACAACATCCACAGCAGGGCGGCTGGCTGTGCAAACAACGCGAACAGAAGCCAGACAGCGGATGCTGGCGCGGAGGCGTCAAGGCAAAGCGGGAGCAAACCCCCGGAGTATGTATCGGACGTGGAAGCGGCGGCTGTAGAGGCCACAGAAGACGTTGCGCCGCGGGAAATCAGGAAGCCCTCTTATGCTTCCGCTATAGGTGCCGCAACAGACAAAGACTAA
- a CDS encoding putative lipoic acid synthetase, mitochondrial precursor has product MTDVDKKDPQYKQIFLERFRKKLQSDKTGMSDLESFVELPEGITPVAASIGPIKRGSEPLPPWLKLNVPKGMTHRPRFNRIRRSMREKKLSTVCEEAKCPNIGECWGGGEDNGTATATIMVMGSHCTRGCRFCSVLTSRRPPPLDPDEPEKVAAAVHEMGVDYIVMTMVDRDDLPDGGASHVSRCIRTIKEQNPELMLEALVGDFHGDLKVVEQLAATPLSVYAHNIECVERITPRVRDHRATYKQSLQTLEHVTKWTNGKMLTKSSIMLGLGEEEEEVRQTLRDLRTAGVSAVTLGQYLQPSRTRLKVSRYAHPKEFEMWEKEAMSMGFLYCASGPMVRSSYRAGEYYIKNIVKQRENAKGATTMEAVTAADAVAAGA; this is encoded by the coding sequence ATGACAGATGTGGACAAGAAGGATCCGCAATACAAGCAGATCTTTCTGGAGCGTTTCCGCAAGAAACTGCAGTCGGACAAGACGGGCATGAGCGACTTGGAGAGCTTTGTGGAGCTGCCAGAGGGTATCacgccggtggcggcgtccatTGGTCCTATCAAGCGAGGTAGTGAGCCGCTCCCGCCGTGGTTGAAGCTGAATGTGCCGAAGGGTATGACGCACCGCCCTCGGTTCAACCGCATCCGTCGCAGCATGCGCGAGAAGAAGCTTTCCACCGTGTGCGAGGAGGCCAAGTGCCCTAATATTGGGGAGTgctggggcggcggcgaggacaaTGGAACGGCGACAGCCACCATTATGGTGATGGGCTCGCACTGCACTCGGGGGTGTCGATTTTGCTCTGTGCTGACAAGCCGTCGCCCACCTCCGCTGGATCCGGACGAACCAGAGAaggtcgctgctgccgtgcacgAGATGGGTGTGGACTACATCGTAATGACGATGGTTGACCGCGACGACTTGCCTGACGGTGGCGCCTCGCACGTGAGCCGCTGCATCCGCACCATTAAGGAGCAAAATCCGGAGTTGATGCTGGAGGCCCTCGTCGGGGACTTCCACGGTGACCTGAAGGTGGTAGAGCAGTTAGCGGCTACCCCACTGAGCGTCTATGCGCACAACATCGAGTGCGTAGAGCGCATTACGCCGCGCGTACGTGACCACCGCGCCACGTACAAGCAGTCACTGCAAACACTGGAGCACGTCACGAAATGGACGAATGGTAAGATGCTCACGAAGAGCAGCATCATGCTCGGCCtcggcgaggaagaggaagaggtgcggCAGACGCTGCGTGATCTGCGCACGGCTGGTGTGTCAGCGGTAACCCTTGGCCAATACCTACAGCCCTCACGCACCCGCCTGAAGGTGTCTCGCTATGCCCACCCGAAGGAGTTCGAGATgtgggagaaggaggcgATGAGCATGGGCTTCCTCTACTGTGCCTCAGGCCCAATGGTGCGCAGCTCCTACAGGGCAGGCGAGTACTACATCAAGAACATTGTGAAGCAGCGCGAGAACGCCAAGGGTGCAACGACCATGGAGgccgtcaccgctgccgatgcagttgctgctggcgcgtga